AGCACAGAAGCTAGTTCCAGTGATGTGAATTCCTCGCTGCTGACAAATGTGACAGAGAATGGGACGCTCACAGAGCAGCCCTCATTCAAATACATCCACAAAGTCCTGATTCCCATCTGTTACCTCCTTGTATGTGCAGTCGGACTCAGCGGCAACACGTTGGTCATTTACGTGGTTTTGCGCTATGCCAAGATGAAAACCGTCACCAACATATACATCTTGAATTTGGCTGTTGCCGACGTACTCTTCATGCTGGGCCTGCCCTTCCTGGCCACCCAGAATGCCATCTCCTATTGGCCTTTCGGCTCCTTTTTGTGCAGGCTGGTTATGACTGTAGATGGTATTAACCAATTCacaagtattttttgtttgactGTGATGAGCATGGACCGCTACCTGGCAGTAGTTCATCCCATTAAATCAACCAAGTGGAGACGTCCCAGGGTGGCCAAGCTCATCAGCATGACTGTCTGGACATTCTCGTTCTTGGTGGTGCTTCCAGTCATCATCTTTTCAGATGTGCAGGAAGACTTTCACACCTGCAACATGAACTGGCCAGAGCCTGTCAACATCTGGTCAGCAGCATTCATCATTTACACATCAgtccttgggttttttggtcCTTTGTTGGTGATCTGTCTCTGCTACTTGCTGATCGTGATTAAAGTCAAATCTTCAGGGATCCGAGTTGGGTCTACGAGGCGCAGGAGATCAGAGAGGAAGGTGACCAGGATGGTGGTGATCATTGTGGTGGTCTTTGTGTTTTGCTGGCTCCCATTTTACATGATGAACATTGTCAATTTGATATTTATACTGCCAGAAGACCCTGTGTTGGTAGGGGTGTACTTCTTTGTGGTGGTCTTGTCCTATGCAAACAGCTGTGCCAACCCCATTCTTTACGGATTTCTTTCTGACAACTTCAAGCAGAGTTTTCAGAAAGTCCTTCGCCTCCGAAAGGGCAATGGTGTAGAGGATGGCGACCCTATTGAACACAGGCAAGAGAACAGCAGCCGCTTGCAGGAATCAATGTTAACCCAGAGAAATATTGAATTCAATGGACATATGCAGACTAGCAAGGTCTAAGGGCATGGTTTGGTACTGCAAAGCACTTGTAGGCCTGGAGAACTTGGGGACttaaaggagaaattaattcaTAGGACAGCTAAAATCTGGAGACCCACAAGCTCAAATAAATGTACATAGATTTCTCTTCactcccctccctttcccagcTAAAAGTGTTATGAGCTATACTGGGCTGTGTGAAGCTCTTACGGTGTTTTAGCTCAGTCAGACGTGTGTTACCACTTTCTGTACTCTAGAGAACTGATTTACTGGTACACACTGTGGGCTTTGTACTGCTCTAGTGATGCAAAACAACACTAAACCTGTTTTAACTACCTTGTTAAGCTGAGTTTATGGCTGCTTTGCACTGTTGGGATCAgctcaaagcagaaaacagctcaGATAATATCTTTGGAAGTCTTCAAGGGGatctcttaaaagaaaaacactattTCTTATGAGGAAGTTTCATATAAAAAAGGCCACAGCACTGATCTTGAAATTGTGTATAAGCCATGGTTAGAGAGTGCTGTGTACTCCATTTACAttgttttactgtcattaacCCATATAAGAGATTTATAGTATTCAGGAATCTTtcaaagacaggaagaaagaataGAAACAAGATGAGGAAAACATTGTTGAAAAGATTCAATGTATTCATAATACTTTCACATTCTAAACCAGACTGCATATAAAATGTAATGTAACCACTTTATTATTATGTAAGTGACGATGATTGTGAAGTCCTGGAAAGC
This sequence is a window from Pelecanus crispus isolate bPelCri1 chromosome 11, bPelCri1.pri, whole genome shotgun sequence. Protein-coding genes within it:
- the SSTR5 gene encoding somatostatin receptor type 5, which gives rise to MDPLYFPNTFSTEASSSDVNSSLLTNVTENGTLTEQPSFKYIHKVLIPICYLLVCAVGLSGNTLVIYVVLRYAKMKTVTNIYILNLAVADVLFMLGLPFLATQNAISYWPFGSFLCRLVMTVDGINQFTSIFCLTVMSMDRYLAVVHPIKSTKWRRPRVAKLISMTVWTFSFLVVLPVIIFSDVQEDFHTCNMNWPEPVNIWSAAFIIYTSVLGFFGPLLVICLCYLLIVIKVKSSGIRVGSTRRRRSERKVTRMVVIIVVVFVFCWLPFYMMNIVNLIFILPEDPVLVGVYFFVVVLSYANSCANPILYGFLSDNFKQSFQKVLRLRKGNGVEDGDPIEHRQENSSRLQESMLTQRNIEFNGHMQTSKV